The Notamacropus eugenii isolate mMacEug1 chromosome Y, mMacEug1.pri_v2, whole genome shotgun sequence genome includes a window with the following:
- the LOC140516601 gene encoding E3 ubiquitin-protein ligase Mdm2-like isoform X3 → MSSDADGALSTSHMPASEQETLVRPKPLLLKLLKFAGAQKETFTLKEVLFYLGQYIMSKQLYDKKQQHIVYCSDDLLGDLFGVPSFSVKEHRRLYAMISRNLIVVNQQEFASPDTSTNEASCQLEIGSDQKESIQEWQEEKPSPNLNTRPTTSSRRRTHSEAEENSEELPGERHRKRHKSDSISLTFDESCALCVISEICCERSGCSDSTEIPSSPDIDTGVLSENSDDSVSDQFSVEFEVESIDSEDYSHNEEGQELTDEDDEDYWKCTSCDKMNPPLPPRCHRCWALRENWLSEGKGDVSDKGRLERPTQGEEEGFDVPDCKKNKMNDSQDSCVEESDEKIVQMSDSQESEDYSQPSTSKSIICSSQEDAGEFEREEVQDKEASVESILPPSTVEPCVICQSRPKNGCIVHGRTGHLMACFTCAKKLKKRNKPCPVCRQPIQMIVLTYFL, encoded by the exons ATGTCTTCCGATGCAGACGGTGCCTTAAGCACCTCACACATGCCAGCTTCGGAACAAGAGACCCTG GTTAGACCAAAACCATTGCTCTTGAAGTTGTTGAAGTTTGCTGGTGCACAGAAAGAAACATTCACATTGAAGGAG gTTTTATTCTACCTTGGCCAGTATATTATGTCAAAACAATTATATGATAAAAAGCAACAGCACATTGTCTATTGTTCAGATGACCTTCTTGGAGATCTGTTTGGGGTACCAAGCTTTTCTGTGAAAGAGCATAG gAGATTGTATGCAATGATTTCTAGAAACTTGATAGTAGTCAATCAACAAG aATTTGCTAGTCCAGATACATCAACAAATGAAGCCAGCTGTCAGCTTGAAATCGGAAGTGATCAAAAG GAGTCTATTCAGGAATGGCAGGAAGAGAAACCATCACCAAATCTGAATACTAGACCAACTACCTCATCCAGAAGGAGAACACATAGTGAAGCAG aagaaaattcggAAGAGTTGCCTGGTGAAAGACACAGAAAACGACATAAGTCAGATAGTATTTCCCTTACATTTGATGAAAGCTGTGCCCTGTGTGTCATAAGTGAGATATGCTGTGAACGAAGCGGTTGCAGTGACTCAACAGAAATCCCTTCAAGTCCG gaTATTGATACTGGTGTATTAAGTGAAAATTCAGATGATTCAGTTTCAGACCAATTCAGTGTTGAGTTTGAAGTTGAGTCTATTGATTCAGAAGATTATAGCCACAATGAAGAAGGACAAGAACTCACAGATGAAGATGatgag GACTATTGGAAGTGTACTTCCTGTGATAAAATGAACCCTCCACTTCCACCACGTTGCCATAGATGCTGGGCTTTGCGAGAGAATTGGCTTTCTGAGGGGAAAGGTGACGTGTCAGATAAAGGCAGACTAGAACGCCCCACgcaaggggaggaagagggcttTGATGTTCCAgattgtaagaaaaataaaatgaatgactcTCAAGATTCATGTGTTGaggaaagtgatgaaaaaatagTACAGATGTCAGACTCCCAAGAAAGTGAGGATTATTCTCAGCCATCGACATCTAAAAGTATCATCTGTAGTAGTCAGGAAGATGCTGGAGAATTTGAGAGGGAAGAAGTGCAAGACAAAGAAGCAAGTGTGGAATCCATTCTTCCCCCTAGTACAGTAGAGCCCTGTGTCATCTGTCAGAGCCGACCTAAAAATGGATGCATTGTTCATGGAAGGACAGGACATCTTATGGCATGTTTTACATGTGCTAAGAagctgaaaaagagaaataagcctTGTCCAGTGTGTAGGCAGCCAATTCAGATGATTGTGTTAACTTATTTTCTCTAA
- the LOC140516601 gene encoding E3 ubiquitin-protein ligase Mdm2-like isoform X1 produces MSSDADGALSTSHMPASEQETLVRPKPLLLKLLKFAGAQKETFTLKEVLFYLGQYIMSKQLYDKKQQHIVYCSDDLLGDLFGVPSFSVKEHRRLYAMISRNLIVVNQQEFASPDTSTNEASCQLEIGSDQKESIQEWQEEKPSPNLNTRPTTSSRRRTHSEAEENSEELPGERHRKRHKSDSISLTFDESCALCVISEICCERSGCSDSTEIPSSPDIDTGVLSENSDDSVSDQFSVEFEVESIDSEDYSHNEEGQELTDEDDEISQVTLYQAEDSDTDSFDEDPEISLADYWKCTSCDKMNPPLPPRCHRCWALRENWLSEGKGDVSDKGRLERPTQGEEEGFDVPDCKKNKMNDSQDSCVEESDEKIVQMSDSQESEDYSQPSTSKSIICSSQEDAGEFEREEVQDKEASVESILPPSTVEPCVICQSRPKNGCIVHGRTGHLMACFTCAKKLKKRNKPCPVCRQPIQMIVLTYFL; encoded by the exons ATGTCTTCCGATGCAGACGGTGCCTTAAGCACCTCACACATGCCAGCTTCGGAACAAGAGACCCTG GTTAGACCAAAACCATTGCTCTTGAAGTTGTTGAAGTTTGCTGGTGCACAGAAAGAAACATTCACATTGAAGGAG gTTTTATTCTACCTTGGCCAGTATATTATGTCAAAACAATTATATGATAAAAAGCAACAGCACATTGTCTATTGTTCAGATGACCTTCTTGGAGATCTGTTTGGGGTACCAAGCTTTTCTGTGAAAGAGCATAG gAGATTGTATGCAATGATTTCTAGAAACTTGATAGTAGTCAATCAACAAG aATTTGCTAGTCCAGATACATCAACAAATGAAGCCAGCTGTCAGCTTGAAATCGGAAGTGATCAAAAG GAGTCTATTCAGGAATGGCAGGAAGAGAAACCATCACCAAATCTGAATACTAGACCAACTACCTCATCCAGAAGGAGAACACATAGTGAAGCAG aagaaaattcggAAGAGTTGCCTGGTGAAAGACACAGAAAACGACATAAGTCAGATAGTATTTCCCTTACATTTGATGAAAGCTGTGCCCTGTGTGTCATAAGTGAGATATGCTGTGAACGAAGCGGTTGCAGTGACTCAACAGAAATCCCTTCAAGTCCG gaTATTGATACTGGTGTATTAAGTGAAAATTCAGATGATTCAGTTTCAGACCAATTCAGTGTTGAGTTTGAAGTTGAGTCTATTGATTCAGAAGATTATAGCCACAATGAAGAAGGACAAGAACTCACAGATGAAGATGatgag ATATCCCAGGTAACCTTATATCAGGCAGAGGATAGTGACACTGACTCGTTTGATGAAGATCCTGAAATATCCTTAGCT GACTATTGGAAGTGTACTTCCTGTGATAAAATGAACCCTCCACTTCCACCACGTTGCCATAGATGCTGGGCTTTGCGAGAGAATTGGCTTTCTGAGGGGAAAGGTGACGTGTCAGATAAAGGCAGACTAGAACGCCCCACgcaaggggaggaagagggcttTGATGTTCCAgattgtaagaaaaataaaatgaatgactcTCAAGATTCATGTGTTGaggaaagtgatgaaaaaatagTACAGATGTCAGACTCCCAAGAAAGTGAGGATTATTCTCAGCCATCGACATCTAAAAGTATCATCTGTAGTAGTCAGGAAGATGCTGGAGAATTTGAGAGGGAAGAAGTGCAAGACAAAGAAGCAAGTGTGGAATCCATTCTTCCCCCTAGTACAGTAGAGCCCTGTGTCATCTGTCAGAGCCGACCTAAAAATGGATGCATTGTTCATGGAAGGACAGGACATCTTATGGCATGTTTTACATGTGCTAAGAagctgaaaaagagaaataagcctTGTCCAGTGTGTAGGCAGCCAATTCAGATGATTGTGTTAACTTATTTTCTCTAA
- the LOC140516601 gene encoding E3 ubiquitin-protein ligase Mdm2-like isoform X5, which translates to MSKQLYDKKQQHIVYCSDDLLGDLFGVPSFSVKEHRRLYAMISRNLIVVNQQEFASPDTSTNEASCQLEIGSDQKESIQEWQEEKPSPNLNTRPTTSSRRRTHSEAEENSEELPGERHRKRHKSDSISLTFDESCALCVISEICCERSGCSDSTEIPSSPDIDTGVLSENSDDSVSDQFSVEFEVESIDSEDYSHNEEGQELTDEDDEISQVTLYQAEDSDTDSFDEDPEISLADYWKCTSCDKMNPPLPPRCHRCWALRENWLSEGKGDVSDKGRLERPTQGEEEGFDVPDCKKNKMNDSQDSCVEESDEKIVQMSDSQESEDYSQPSTSKSIICSSQEDAGEFEREEVQDKEASVESILPPSTVEPCVICQSRPKNGCIVHGRTGHLMACFTCAKKLKKRNKPCPVCRQPIQMIVLTYFL; encoded by the exons ATGTCAAAACAATTATATGATAAAAAGCAACAGCACATTGTCTATTGTTCAGATGACCTTCTTGGAGATCTGTTTGGGGTACCAAGCTTTTCTGTGAAAGAGCATAG gAGATTGTATGCAATGATTTCTAGAAACTTGATAGTAGTCAATCAACAAG aATTTGCTAGTCCAGATACATCAACAAATGAAGCCAGCTGTCAGCTTGAAATCGGAAGTGATCAAAAG GAGTCTATTCAGGAATGGCAGGAAGAGAAACCATCACCAAATCTGAATACTAGACCAACTACCTCATCCAGAAGGAGAACACATAGTGAAGCAG aagaaaattcggAAGAGTTGCCTGGTGAAAGACACAGAAAACGACATAAGTCAGATAGTATTTCCCTTACATTTGATGAAAGCTGTGCCCTGTGTGTCATAAGTGAGATATGCTGTGAACGAAGCGGTTGCAGTGACTCAACAGAAATCCCTTCAAGTCCG gaTATTGATACTGGTGTATTAAGTGAAAATTCAGATGATTCAGTTTCAGACCAATTCAGTGTTGAGTTTGAAGTTGAGTCTATTGATTCAGAAGATTATAGCCACAATGAAGAAGGACAAGAACTCACAGATGAAGATGatgag ATATCCCAGGTAACCTTATATCAGGCAGAGGATAGTGACACTGACTCGTTTGATGAAGATCCTGAAATATCCTTAGCT GACTATTGGAAGTGTACTTCCTGTGATAAAATGAACCCTCCACTTCCACCACGTTGCCATAGATGCTGGGCTTTGCGAGAGAATTGGCTTTCTGAGGGGAAAGGTGACGTGTCAGATAAAGGCAGACTAGAACGCCCCACgcaaggggaggaagagggcttTGATGTTCCAgattgtaagaaaaataaaatgaatgactcTCAAGATTCATGTGTTGaggaaagtgatgaaaaaatagTACAGATGTCAGACTCCCAAGAAAGTGAGGATTATTCTCAGCCATCGACATCTAAAAGTATCATCTGTAGTAGTCAGGAAGATGCTGGAGAATTTGAGAGGGAAGAAGTGCAAGACAAAGAAGCAAGTGTGGAATCCATTCTTCCCCCTAGTACAGTAGAGCCCTGTGTCATCTGTCAGAGCCGACCTAAAAATGGATGCATTGTTCATGGAAGGACAGGACATCTTATGGCATGTTTTACATGTGCTAAGAagctgaaaaagagaaataagcctTGTCCAGTGTGTAGGCAGCCAATTCAGATGATTGTGTTAACTTATTTTCTCTAA
- the LOC140516601 gene encoding E3 ubiquitin-protein ligase Mdm2-like isoform X2, with protein sequence MSSDADGALSTSHMPASEQETLVLFYLGQYIMSKQLYDKKQQHIVYCSDDLLGDLFGVPSFSVKEHRRLYAMISRNLIVVNQQEFASPDTSTNEASCQLEIGSDQKESIQEWQEEKPSPNLNTRPTTSSRRRTHSEAEENSEELPGERHRKRHKSDSISLTFDESCALCVISEICCERSGCSDSTEIPSSPDIDTGVLSENSDDSVSDQFSVEFEVESIDSEDYSHNEEGQELTDEDDEISQVTLYQAEDSDTDSFDEDPEISLADYWKCTSCDKMNPPLPPRCHRCWALRENWLSEGKGDVSDKGRLERPTQGEEEGFDVPDCKKNKMNDSQDSCVEESDEKIVQMSDSQESEDYSQPSTSKSIICSSQEDAGEFEREEVQDKEASVESILPPSTVEPCVICQSRPKNGCIVHGRTGHLMACFTCAKKLKKRNKPCPVCRQPIQMIVLTYFL encoded by the exons ATGTCTTCCGATGCAGACGGTGCCTTAAGCACCTCACACATGCCAGCTTCGGAACAAGAGACCCTG gTTTTATTCTACCTTGGCCAGTATATTATGTCAAAACAATTATATGATAAAAAGCAACAGCACATTGTCTATTGTTCAGATGACCTTCTTGGAGATCTGTTTGGGGTACCAAGCTTTTCTGTGAAAGAGCATAG gAGATTGTATGCAATGATTTCTAGAAACTTGATAGTAGTCAATCAACAAG aATTTGCTAGTCCAGATACATCAACAAATGAAGCCAGCTGTCAGCTTGAAATCGGAAGTGATCAAAAG GAGTCTATTCAGGAATGGCAGGAAGAGAAACCATCACCAAATCTGAATACTAGACCAACTACCTCATCCAGAAGGAGAACACATAGTGAAGCAG aagaaaattcggAAGAGTTGCCTGGTGAAAGACACAGAAAACGACATAAGTCAGATAGTATTTCCCTTACATTTGATGAAAGCTGTGCCCTGTGTGTCATAAGTGAGATATGCTGTGAACGAAGCGGTTGCAGTGACTCAACAGAAATCCCTTCAAGTCCG gaTATTGATACTGGTGTATTAAGTGAAAATTCAGATGATTCAGTTTCAGACCAATTCAGTGTTGAGTTTGAAGTTGAGTCTATTGATTCAGAAGATTATAGCCACAATGAAGAAGGACAAGAACTCACAGATGAAGATGatgag ATATCCCAGGTAACCTTATATCAGGCAGAGGATAGTGACACTGACTCGTTTGATGAAGATCCTGAAATATCCTTAGCT GACTATTGGAAGTGTACTTCCTGTGATAAAATGAACCCTCCACTTCCACCACGTTGCCATAGATGCTGGGCTTTGCGAGAGAATTGGCTTTCTGAGGGGAAAGGTGACGTGTCAGATAAAGGCAGACTAGAACGCCCCACgcaaggggaggaagagggcttTGATGTTCCAgattgtaagaaaaataaaatgaatgactcTCAAGATTCATGTGTTGaggaaagtgatgaaaaaatagTACAGATGTCAGACTCCCAAGAAAGTGAGGATTATTCTCAGCCATCGACATCTAAAAGTATCATCTGTAGTAGTCAGGAAGATGCTGGAGAATTTGAGAGGGAAGAAGTGCAAGACAAAGAAGCAAGTGTGGAATCCATTCTTCCCCCTAGTACAGTAGAGCCCTGTGTCATCTGTCAGAGCCGACCTAAAAATGGATGCATTGTTCATGGAAGGACAGGACATCTTATGGCATGTTTTACATGTGCTAAGAagctgaaaaagagaaataagcctTGTCCAGTGTGTAGGCAGCCAATTCAGATGATTGTGTTAACTTATTTTCTCTAA
- the LOC140516601 gene encoding E3 ubiquitin-protein ligase Mdm2-like isoform X4, protein MVLFGTNNVLFYLGQYIMSKQLYDKKQQHIVYCSDDLLGDLFGVPSFSVKEHRRLYAMISRNLIVVNQQEFASPDTSTNEASCQLEIGSDQKESIQEWQEEKPSPNLNTRPTTSSRRRTHSEAEENSEELPGERHRKRHKSDSISLTFDESCALCVISEICCERSGCSDSTEIPSSPDIDTGVLSENSDDSVSDQFSVEFEVESIDSEDYSHNEEGQELTDEDDEISQVTLYQAEDSDTDSFDEDPEISLADYWKCTSCDKMNPPLPPRCHRCWALRENWLSEGKGDVSDKGRLERPTQGEEEGFDVPDCKKNKMNDSQDSCVEESDEKIVQMSDSQESEDYSQPSTSKSIICSSQEDAGEFEREEVQDKEASVESILPPSTVEPCVICQSRPKNGCIVHGRTGHLMACFTCAKKLKKRNKPCPVCRQPIQMIVLTYFL, encoded by the exons ATGGTATTGTTCGGGACCAATAAT gTTTTATTCTACCTTGGCCAGTATATTATGTCAAAACAATTATATGATAAAAAGCAACAGCACATTGTCTATTGTTCAGATGACCTTCTTGGAGATCTGTTTGGGGTACCAAGCTTTTCTGTGAAAGAGCATAG gAGATTGTATGCAATGATTTCTAGAAACTTGATAGTAGTCAATCAACAAG aATTTGCTAGTCCAGATACATCAACAAATGAAGCCAGCTGTCAGCTTGAAATCGGAAGTGATCAAAAG GAGTCTATTCAGGAATGGCAGGAAGAGAAACCATCACCAAATCTGAATACTAGACCAACTACCTCATCCAGAAGGAGAACACATAGTGAAGCAG aagaaaattcggAAGAGTTGCCTGGTGAAAGACACAGAAAACGACATAAGTCAGATAGTATTTCCCTTACATTTGATGAAAGCTGTGCCCTGTGTGTCATAAGTGAGATATGCTGTGAACGAAGCGGTTGCAGTGACTCAACAGAAATCCCTTCAAGTCCG gaTATTGATACTGGTGTATTAAGTGAAAATTCAGATGATTCAGTTTCAGACCAATTCAGTGTTGAGTTTGAAGTTGAGTCTATTGATTCAGAAGATTATAGCCACAATGAAGAAGGACAAGAACTCACAGATGAAGATGatgag ATATCCCAGGTAACCTTATATCAGGCAGAGGATAGTGACACTGACTCGTTTGATGAAGATCCTGAAATATCCTTAGCT GACTATTGGAAGTGTACTTCCTGTGATAAAATGAACCCTCCACTTCCACCACGTTGCCATAGATGCTGGGCTTTGCGAGAGAATTGGCTTTCTGAGGGGAAAGGTGACGTGTCAGATAAAGGCAGACTAGAACGCCCCACgcaaggggaggaagagggcttTGATGTTCCAgattgtaagaaaaataaaatgaatgactcTCAAGATTCATGTGTTGaggaaagtgatgaaaaaatagTACAGATGTCAGACTCCCAAGAAAGTGAGGATTATTCTCAGCCATCGACATCTAAAAGTATCATCTGTAGTAGTCAGGAAGATGCTGGAGAATTTGAGAGGGAAGAAGTGCAAGACAAAGAAGCAAGTGTGGAATCCATTCTTCCCCCTAGTACAGTAGAGCCCTGTGTCATCTGTCAGAGCCGACCTAAAAATGGATGCATTGTTCATGGAAGGACAGGACATCTTATGGCATGTTTTACATGTGCTAAGAagctgaaaaagagaaataagcctTGTCCAGTGTGTAGGCAGCCAATTCAGATGATTGTGTTAACTTATTTTCTCTAA
- the LOC140516601 gene encoding E3 ubiquitin-protein ligase Mdm2-like isoform X6, which translates to MSKQLYDKKQQHIVYCSDDLLGDLFGVPSFSVKEHRRLYAMISRNLIVVNQQEFASPDTSTNEASCQLEIGSDQKESIQEWQEEKPSPNLNTRPTTSSRRRTHSEAEENSEELPGERHRKRHKSDSISLTFDESCALCVISEICCERSGCSDSTEIPSSPDIDTGVLSENSDDSVSDQFSVEFEVESIDSEDYSHNEEGQELTDEDDEDYWKCTSCDKMNPPLPPRCHRCWALRENWLSEGKGDVSDKGRLERPTQGEEEGFDVPDCKKNKMNDSQDSCVEESDEKIVQMSDSQESEDYSQPSTSKSIICSSQEDAGEFEREEVQDKEASVESILPPSTVEPCVICQSRPKNGCIVHGRTGHLMACFTCAKKLKKRNKPCPVCRQPIQMIVLTYFL; encoded by the exons ATGTCAAAACAATTATATGATAAAAAGCAACAGCACATTGTCTATTGTTCAGATGACCTTCTTGGAGATCTGTTTGGGGTACCAAGCTTTTCTGTGAAAGAGCATAG gAGATTGTATGCAATGATTTCTAGAAACTTGATAGTAGTCAATCAACAAG aATTTGCTAGTCCAGATACATCAACAAATGAAGCCAGCTGTCAGCTTGAAATCGGAAGTGATCAAAAG GAGTCTATTCAGGAATGGCAGGAAGAGAAACCATCACCAAATCTGAATACTAGACCAACTACCTCATCCAGAAGGAGAACACATAGTGAAGCAG aagaaaattcggAAGAGTTGCCTGGTGAAAGACACAGAAAACGACATAAGTCAGATAGTATTTCCCTTACATTTGATGAAAGCTGTGCCCTGTGTGTCATAAGTGAGATATGCTGTGAACGAAGCGGTTGCAGTGACTCAACAGAAATCCCTTCAAGTCCG gaTATTGATACTGGTGTATTAAGTGAAAATTCAGATGATTCAGTTTCAGACCAATTCAGTGTTGAGTTTGAAGTTGAGTCTATTGATTCAGAAGATTATAGCCACAATGAAGAAGGACAAGAACTCACAGATGAAGATGatgag GACTATTGGAAGTGTACTTCCTGTGATAAAATGAACCCTCCACTTCCACCACGTTGCCATAGATGCTGGGCTTTGCGAGAGAATTGGCTTTCTGAGGGGAAAGGTGACGTGTCAGATAAAGGCAGACTAGAACGCCCCACgcaaggggaggaagagggcttTGATGTTCCAgattgtaagaaaaataaaatgaatgactcTCAAGATTCATGTGTTGaggaaagtgatgaaaaaatagTACAGATGTCAGACTCCCAAGAAAGTGAGGATTATTCTCAGCCATCGACATCTAAAAGTATCATCTGTAGTAGTCAGGAAGATGCTGGAGAATTTGAGAGGGAAGAAGTGCAAGACAAAGAAGCAAGTGTGGAATCCATTCTTCCCCCTAGTACAGTAGAGCCCTGTGTCATCTGTCAGAGCCGACCTAAAAATGGATGCATTGTTCATGGAAGGACAGGACATCTTATGGCATGTTTTACATGTGCTAAGAagctgaaaaagagaaataagcctTGTCCAGTGTGTAGGCAGCCAATTCAGATGATTGTGTTAACTTATTTTCTCTAA